A genomic stretch from Chaetodon auriga isolate fChaAug3 chromosome 17, fChaAug3.hap1, whole genome shotgun sequence includes:
- the heyl gene encoding hairy/enhancer-of-split related with YRPW motif-like protein: MKRPHDYSSPDSDTDEFIDVGQEDSFCPVTGSMSPGSASQILARKKRRGIIEKRRRDRINHSLSELRRLVPSAFEKQGSSKLEKAEILQMTVDHLKLLHAMGGKGYFDARALAVDYRTLGFRECVGEVVRYLSSLDGESPDPIGARLVSHLSHCASELDPLLLQSPPASALPFPPWPWASFPQISPTSQASSSPPFPSGRRDLALLGSYPSHASLRLAPLAGCQQGAPPLLAPTALATVHRVPSLAASPVLAPSRPTQPSPHSATRASPLPLLTPSSSSPSTSSSSSTSSSSAPLQVSFRPFAPLPSPAAQRRSLSESAKSAQGWGTEIGAF, translated from the exons ATGAAGCGACCTCATGACTACAGCTCCCCAGACTCGGACACAGACGAGTTTATTGACGTGGGACAAGAAGACAGCTTTTG CCCAGTCACCGGGTCCATGTCTCCTGGCAGCGCCTCGCAGATTCTTGCCCGGAAGAAGAGACGAGGG ATCATAGAGAAGAGGCGCAGAGACCGGATCAACCACAGCCTGTCAGAGCTCAGGAGGCTGGTGCCCAGTGCTTTCGAGAAACAG GGTTCATCTAAGCTGGAGAAAGCAGAGATCCTGCAGATGACTGTGGACCACCTCAAACTCCTGCATGCCATGGGAGGCAAAG gtTACTTTGATGCAAGAGCCCTGGCAGTCGACTACAGGACCCTGGGCTTTAGGGAGTGTGTTGGGGAGGTGGTGCGGTACCTCAGCTCCCTTGACGGGGAGTCCCCGGATCCTATAGGGGCCCGCCTGGTCTCCCACCTGTCCCACTGCGCAAGTGAGCTCGACCCTCTCCTCTTACAGTCGCCCCCAGCCTCGGCCCTGCCCTTTCCTCCATGGCCATGGGCGTCCTTCCCTCAGATCTCGCCCACCTCACAGgcttcctcctcacctcctttccCCAGTGGGCGAAGGGATCTGGCCCTGCTGGGGAGCTACCCGTCGCACGCTTCCCTCCGCCTCGCCCCCCTGGCCGGGTGCCAGCAGGGCGCACCGCCGCTTCTCGCACCCACAGCCCTGGCCACCGTCCACAGGGTGCCCTCCCTCGCAGCATCCCCGGTCCTCGCCCCCTCCAGACCCACTCAACCATCCCCTCACAGCGCCACCAGGGCCTcgcccctccctctcctcaccccttcctcttcctccccttctacctcctcctcctcttctactTCATCATCTTCTGCCCCACTGCAAGTCTCTTTCAGGCCCTTCGCGCCACTGCCGTCTCCCGCAGCCCAGCGCAGGAGCTTGAGCGAATCAGCCAAGTCAGCCCAGGGATGGGGGACTGAGATCGGAGCTTTCTGA
- the LOC143335268 gene encoding coagulation factor XI-like: protein MKTSVVFVGLLSLCGLCSSEECSSGFLENVVLLGTEKEFLYSPDTEHCQQLCTHHPACRFFTFRRPDSSDENRHFHCHMKTSSSGLPEDQTSLQGVTSGLSLKSCNTDLKPCLPQVYTGVDFFGADYKTLFTADYEECQRTCTNDPSCQFFTFLNGNFTPGEYRYKCHLKFSWTVPRTTIKKLAGLVSGFSQKIHTSQHSDKACQIQLFANTIIPGHNIENLHAASPEHCQALCSAHPKCTYFSYISRDFKCYLKNNPNEMVVKAEDGVTSGLPTRSCQPDNSWMKTTHADIDFWGSDYHDVLADDEDACQRSCTEDPNCQFYSYVTEGSSELINIQRICYLKRVITAPAPPKVAKLDNVVSGFSLKNCGSSAPPPTTPTVEELGPQRRSSPYTLAPPSPPPWESQCSVTVVVLPGSCGGDSGSSTQRLE from the exons ATGAAAACATCTGTCGTTTTCGTGGGTCTGCTGTCCCTCTGTggtctctgcagcagtgaag AGTGTAGTTCAGGGTTTCTGGAGAACGTGGTTTTGCTGGGAACAGAGAAGGAGTTCCTCTACTCACCCGATACTGAACATTGTCAGCAGCTGTGCACCCATCATCCCGCCTGCCGCTTCTTCACCTTTAGACGGCCTGACTCGAGTGATGAGAACCG GCACTTCCACTGCCACATGAAGACCAGTTCCTCTGGACTGCCAGAAGATCAAACTTCACTGCAGGGAGTCACCTCAGGCTTATCTCTCAAATCCTGCAACACAGACCTTA agccttgtctgcctcagGTGTACACCGGTGTGGACTTCTTCGGGGCAGACTACAAGACCTTGTTCACAGCAGACTATGAGGAGTGTCAGAGAACCTGCACAAATGACCCCAGCTGCCAGTTCTTTACCTTTCTCAATGGAAACTTTACACCAGGAGAATACAG GTATAAGTGCCACCTTAAATTCAGCTGGACAGTACCGAGGACCACAATAAAGAAATTGGCTGGTTTAGTGTCCGGGTTCTcccaaaaaatacacacaagtcAACACTCTGACAAag CATGTCAGATCCAGTTATTTGCAAATACCATCATCCCGGGACACAACATTGAGAATCTGCATGCTGCCTCTCCTGAACACTGTCAGGCTCTGTGCTCTGCTCATCCAAAATGCACCTACTTCTCTTACATCAG TCGTGACTTTAAGTGTTACCTGAAGAACAATCCAAATGAAATGGTGGTGAAAGCTGAAGATGGAGTCACATCTGGGTTACCGACACGGTCCTGTCAGCCAGACAACA GCTGGATGAAGACCACTCACGCAGATATAGATTTCTGGGGTTCTGACTATCATGACGTGCTGGCGGACGATGAAGATGCGTGCCAGAGGTCCTGTACTGAGGATCCAAACTGCCAGTTCTACAGCTATGTCACTGAGGGCTCCTCTGAGCTtattaacataca GCGCATATGCTATCTCAAACGTGTCATCACCGCACCTGCTCCTCCTAAAGTTGCCAAATTGGACAATGTTGTGTCTGGATTCTCCCTGAAGAACTGTGGATCGAGTGCTCCACCCCCAACCACACCAACAGTGGAAGAA CTCGGACCACAACGTCGGTCTAGTCCGTACACTCTTGCCCCAC cCTCCCCTCCCCCGTGGGAAAGCCAGTGCAGTGTGACTGTGGTTGTCCTTCCTGGAAGCTGTGGTGGTGACTCTGGCTCCTCCACTCAGAGGCTAGAATAG
- the LOC143335524 gene encoding coagulation factor XI-like, translating into MGLKNLSLFKTETMTTHFILVGLLGLCGLSLSLECRRKLIMNMDFSGKDIISLYSPDAEHCQHLCTQYSSCLFFTFLRPDWTKDNRHFYCYLKTSPSGQPTVRTPLLGVTSGFSLKPCHPDPQPCLSQVYHHVNFPGANYRTLFTADYEECQRACTRDPACQLFTFVEHVFVPGTVRYKCYLKFSWAVPRIPIITRADRIISGFSHRIQATQYFDSACDGKLFPNTNIPGNDIEVLFAASPEHCRTYCSAHPHCTYFSYMSYAFKCYLKNNPNQMVRRAVKGITSGLPARLCQLDNNWIQKTHVGIDFPYSDIRYFPTSSVEACQRNCTDDPNCQFYSYITDKISNPALRQRCYLKRVITMPAPSKVIKLANVVSGFSLKNCYYKVIF; encoded by the exons ATGGGATTGaagaatctctctctcttcaaaaCTGAGACGATGACAACACATTTCATCTTAGTGGGTCTGCTCGGCCTCTGCGGTCTCTCCCTGAGTCTTG aGTGTAGACGGAAGCTTATAATGAATATGGATTTTTCTGGAAAAGACATAATAAGTCTCTACTCTCCCGATGCCGAGCACTGTCAACACTTGTGCACCCAGTActcctcctgtctcttcttCACCTTTCTGCGGCCAGACTGGACCAAAGACAACAG gCACTTCTACTGCTACCTGAAGACCAGTCCCTCTGGACAGCCCACTGTTCGGACTCCACTGCTGGGTGTCACCTCTGGCTTTTCTCTCAAACCCTGCCACCCAGACCCAC agccctgtctgtctcaggtgtATCATCACGTGAACTTCCCAGGGGCGAACTACCGAACCTTGTTCACCGCAGACTATGAGGAGTGTCAGAGAGCCTGCACACGCGACCCGGCCTGTCAGCTCTTCACGTTTGTCGAACATGTCTTTGTGCCTGGCACTGTCAG gtATAAGTGCTACCTTAAATTCAGCTGGGCAGTACCAAGGATCCCCATAATTACCCGAGCTGATAGAATAATATCTGGATTCTCACACAGAATACAAGCAACTCAATACTTTGATTCAG CGTGTGATGGCAAGCTCTTTCCAAACACCAACATCCCAGGAAACGACATTGAGGTCCTGTTCGCTGCCTCCCCTGAGCACTGTCGGACATACTGCTctgctcatccacactgcaCCTACTTCTCCTATATGAG ttaCGCCTTTAAATGTTACCTGAAGAACAATCCAAACCAAATGGTCCGCAGAGCTGTAAAAGGAATCACATCTGGGTTACCGGCACGCTTGTGTCAGCTGGATAACA ACTGGATTCAGAAGACTCATGTTGGAATAGATTTCCCATATTCAGACATTCGCTATTTTCCGACGAGTTCCGTTGAGGCATGCCAGAGAAACTGTACTGATGATCCCAACTGCCAGTTCTACAGCTACATCACAGACAAGATCAGTAACCCTGCTCTCAG GCAACGCTGCTATCTCAAGCGTGTCATCACGATGCCTGCTCCCTCTAAAGTTATCAAACTGGCCAATGTCGTGTCTGGCTTCTCCCTGAAGAACTGTTAttataaagtcattttttga